From the genome of Geobacter sp. SVR, one region includes:
- the nuoL gene encoding NADH-quinone oxidoreductase subunit L, whose amino-acid sequence MFDYVWLIPLFPLVGFLINGFFGKKIKNEAVIGGIGTLAIFLSFLVSCGILMQMIGLPPEQRVFEKVVFPWIHSGNFKADMAFLLDPLSCIMIMVVTGVGSLIHLYSIGYMHGEEGFYRFFAYLNLFCMSMLLLVLGNNLLVMFIGWEGVGLCSYLLIGYYFHKKSAGDAAKKAFVMNRVGDFGFLIGLFTLYWWLGSNHNVWTINFTEIKAASNLLPYGGVVTVAGLCFFLGATGKSAQIPLYTWLPDAMEGPTPVSALIHAATMVTAGVYMIGRMSFVFIKSPETMLVIAVIGAATAIFAATIGTAQNDIKRVLAYSTVSQLGFMFLAMGVGAFTAGIFHLMTHAFFKACLFLGSGSVIHAMHHALHHGHLHDDAQDMRNMGGLRKPMPITFLTFLVSTIAIAGIPGFSGFFSKDEILWQAFSNPYHGTTNAILWGIGAIAACFTAFYMFRLVFMTFYGECRINPKVKSHLHESPLVITIPLMVLGFLAVVGGYIGLPKLIGELFGGIPNYFEHWLEPVFEQANHYGAKYAHEGAHHSHSLEWALMAGSVVIALIGITIAFTMYVKNTELPKKFTSTFPALHRAVYNKWYIDELYDFVFVNPCKALGRFLWKGFDVVIVDGIVNGVANVVMGFSGVFRYMQSGLIYNYAWSMAFGVVVILGYYVFK is encoded by the coding sequence ATGTTTGACTACGTATGGCTGATCCCGCTGTTCCCGCTGGTTGGATTCCTGATCAACGGTTTCTTCGGGAAAAAGATCAAGAATGAAGCGGTCATCGGTGGCATCGGTACCCTCGCGATTTTCCTGTCGTTCCTGGTGTCGTGCGGGATCCTCATGCAAATGATCGGCCTGCCCCCCGAACAGCGCGTGTTCGAGAAGGTAGTCTTTCCGTGGATTCACTCCGGCAATTTCAAGGCTGATATGGCCTTCCTGCTGGATCCGCTCTCCTGCATCATGATCATGGTCGTTACCGGCGTCGGTTCTTTGATCCATCTCTACTCGATTGGCTACATGCACGGCGAGGAGGGCTTCTACCGGTTCTTCGCCTATCTGAACCTGTTCTGCATGTCCATGCTGCTGCTCGTACTGGGCAACAACCTGCTCGTCATGTTCATCGGTTGGGAGGGTGTCGGTCTGTGCTCCTACCTGCTGATCGGCTACTACTTCCATAAGAAATCGGCCGGTGACGCCGCCAAAAAGGCTTTCGTCATGAACCGCGTCGGTGACTTCGGCTTCCTGATCGGCCTGTTCACCCTCTACTGGTGGCTCGGCAGCAACCACAACGTTTGGACCATCAATTTCACCGAGATCAAGGCAGCTTCTAATCTGCTTCCTTACGGCGGCGTCGTTACCGTTGCCGGGCTGTGCTTCTTCCTGGGGGCTACCGGTAAATCTGCACAGATCCCGCTCTACACTTGGTTGCCTGATGCCATGGAAGGTCCGACTCCTGTTTCGGCCCTGATCCACGCGGCTACCATGGTTACCGCAGGTGTCTACATGATCGGTCGTATGAGCTTCGTGTTCATCAAATCCCCGGAAACCATGCTGGTAATTGCTGTGATCGGTGCCGCCACGGCTATCTTTGCTGCAACTATCGGTACTGCCCAGAATGATATCAAGCGCGTTCTGGCCTACTCAACTGTTTCTCAGCTTGGTTTCATGTTCCTGGCCATGGGGGTCGGCGCCTTCACTGCCGGCATCTTCCATCTGATGACGCATGCCTTCTTCAAAGCTTGTCTGTTCCTCGGTTCCGGTTCCGTTATCCACGCCATGCACCACGCCTTGCATCACGGTCATCTGCACGACGATGCCCAGGATATGCGTAACATGGGGGGCCTGAGAAAGCCGATGCCGATTACCTTCCTGACCTTCCTGGTCTCGACTATCGCCATCGCCGGCATCCCCGGTTTCTCCGGCTTCTTTTCCAAGGACGAAATCCTGTGGCAGGCATTTTCCAACCCGTACCACGGGACCACCAATGCCATTCTCTGGGGTATCGGTGCCATTGCGGCCTGCTTTACCGCATTCTACATGTTCCGCCTTGTTTTCATGACCTTCTACGGTGAGTGCCGCATCAATCCCAAGGTCAAGAGCCACCTGCACGAGTCGCCGCTGGTCATCACCATCCCCCTGATGGTACTCGGATTCCTCGCAGTTGTCGGCGGCTACATCGGTCTGCCCAAGCTGATCGGCGAGCTGTTCGGCGGAATTCCCAACTATTTCGAACACTGGCTTGAGCCGGTTTTCGAGCAGGCCAACCACTACGGCGCCAAATATGCTCACGAAGGGGCGCATCACAGCCACTCGCTCGAGTGGGCCCTGATGGCCGGTTCCGTGGTCATCGCTCTGATCGGCATTACGATTGCCTTCACGATGTACGTCAAGAACACCGAACTTCCCAAGAAGTTCACCTCCACGTTCCCTGCACTTCACCGCGCAGTGTACAACAAGTGGTATATCGACGAACTGTACGACTTCGTATTCGTCAATCCCTGCAAGGCCCTGGGCCGCTTTCTCTGGAAGGGATTCGATGTGGTCATCGTGGACGGCATCGTGAACGGTGTTGCCAATGTCGTGATGGGATTCAGTGGAGTGTTCCGCTACATGCAGTCCGGTCTGATCTACAACTATGCCTGGTCTATGGCTTTCGGCGTGGTGGTGATCCTGGGTTATTACGTTTTCAAGTAA
- the nuoK gene encoding NADH-quinone oxidoreductase subunit NuoK, translating into MENLNSYLLVSAILFSIGTIGVLTRKNAIVIFMCIELMLNAVNLTFVALSRYLGNLDGQIFVFFVMTVAAAEAAVGLALMIAFFNNRESIDVEDISLMKW; encoded by the coding sequence ATGGAAAACCTGAATAGTTATCTCCTCGTCAGTGCGATTTTGTTCTCTATCGGGACCATCGGTGTCCTTACCCGGAAAAATGCCATTGTAATCTTCATGTGCATCGAACTGATGCTGAATGCCGTTAACCTTACGTTTGTTGCACTTTCCCGCTATCTCGGCAATCTGGACGGACAGATCTTCGTCTTCTTCGTCATGACGGTTGCGGCAGCAGAGGCTGCCGTCGGTCTGGCCCTGATGATCGCCTTCTTCAACAACAGGGAGTCCATCGACGTTGAAGACATCAGCTTGATGAAGTGGTAA
- a CDS encoding NADH-quinone oxidoreductase subunit J produces METLFFAFITLVAIISAIMVITCKNPINSALSLVMTFFCLATYYVMLDAPFMAAVQVMVYAGAIMVLIVFTIMLLNIRVDATKKHSHKVVLGSIIGFFTLLNTVFLLLKSRAATPTGVYSAEVIKATGHTELIGKEMFTNFLLPFEITSILLLVAIIGAVILAKKKL; encoded by the coding sequence ATGGAAACCCTCTTCTTCGCATTCATCACGCTGGTGGCGATCATATCGGCGATCATGGTGATCACCTGCAAGAACCCGATCAACAGCGCGTTGTCTCTGGTAATGACCTTTTTCTGCCTTGCCACGTACTATGTCATGCTGGATGCACCGTTCATGGCCGCTGTGCAGGTGATGGTTTACGCCGGCGCCATCATGGTGCTGATCGTGTTCACCATCATGCTGCTTAATATCCGGGTGGATGCCACCAAGAAGCATTCGCACAAGGTCGTGCTCGGCTCAATCATCGGTTTCTTCACGCTGCTCAATACGGTCTTTCTGCTCCTGAAGAGTCGTGCCGCCACGCCCACCGGGGTTTATAGCGCCGAGGTGATCAAGGCTACCGGCCACACCGAACTGATTGGCAAGGAGATGTTCACCAACTTCCTGCTACCGTTCGAGATCACTTCGATCCTGCTGCTGGTTGCCATTATCGGTGCCGTCATCTTGGCCAAGAAAAAATTATAA
- the nuoI gene encoding NADH-quinone oxidoreductase subunit NuoI has translation MNPITPIINGLKITLSHMFKKPITLQYPDERPKVASRFRGLHALNVSHNKAKCVACYLCPTVCPAKCITVEAAEDANHDKYAAKYEIDMLRCIFCGYCVEACPVDAVRMTTTFELANYRREDFVFGKERLLEKK, from the coding sequence ATGAATCCGATTACACCGATAATAAATGGTTTGAAGATCACTCTGAGCCATATGTTCAAGAAGCCGATCACCCTGCAGTATCCGGATGAACGGCCCAAAGTAGCTTCCCGCTTCAGAGGACTGCATGCACTGAACGTTTCCCACAACAAGGCCAAATGTGTGGCCTGTTACCTCTGCCCTACGGTTTGTCCTGCCAAATGCATTACTGTTGAAGCAGCAGAGGATGCCAATCACGACAAATATGCCGCAAAGTATGAAATCGACATGCTGCGCTGCATTTTCTGCGGCTACTGCGTCGAAGCCTGCCCGGTTGATGCCGTTAGGATGACGACCACATTCGAACTGGCCAATTACCGCCGCGAGGATTTCGTCTTCGGCAAGGAAAGACTTTTAGAAAAGAAATAA
- the nuoH gene encoding NADH-quinone oxidoreductase subunit NuoH codes for MGIEILGLPMMYYIAMVAKVLVAFVFVLLTVAYATYAERKIIGHMQVRLGPMRVGWHGLLQPIADGVKLFFKEEIIPTSSSTFAFLVAPLIALIPAFITFAVIPFGGVIEVAGYPIPLQIASYIDTATGRVYDLNVGALYILAMSSLGVYGIVLAGWASNSKYSLMGGLRASAQMISYELSAGLAIVSVFMLSGTLSLNQIVNQQAGLWYVFKQPLAFFLFFICSLAEINRTPFDLPEAETELVSGFCTEYSSMKYAMFFMAEYANMVTVCALTATLFLGGWQGPLVGAFPLLGPVYFIAKVYALIFVCMWIRATLPRYRYDQLMHLGWKVLLPLSLVNIVITGVIGYFVK; via the coding sequence ATGGGAATCGAGATTTTAGGATTACCGATGATGTACTACATCGCAATGGTTGCCAAGGTGCTGGTGGCATTTGTCTTCGTGCTGCTGACAGTGGCCTATGCCACCTATGCCGAGCGTAAGATCATAGGTCACATGCAGGTACGCCTGGGACCCATGCGCGTAGGCTGGCACGGCTTGCTGCAGCCGATTGCCGATGGGGTGAAGCTGTTCTTCAAGGAAGAGATCATTCCGACCAGTTCCAGCACCTTTGCCTTTCTGGTGGCTCCACTGATCGCGCTGATCCCGGCCTTCATCACCTTTGCGGTCATCCCCTTCGGCGGAGTCATTGAAGTCGCCGGTTACCCGATTCCGCTCCAGATTGCCAGCTACATCGATACGGCCACCGGCAGGGTTTATGACCTCAACGTCGGCGCGCTGTATATTCTTGCCATGTCTTCCCTGGGCGTTTACGGCATCGTCCTTGCTGGCTGGGCCTCCAACAGTAAATACTCGTTGATGGGGGGGCTGCGAGCCTCGGCCCAGATGATCTCCTACGAACTCTCCGCCGGTCTGGCGATCGTGTCGGTATTCATGCTGTCCGGCACCCTTTCGCTGAACCAGATCGTCAATCAGCAGGCAGGCCTGTGGTACGTCTTCAAACAGCCGCTGGCGTTCTTCCTGTTCTTCATCTGCTCTCTGGCAGAGATCAACCGTACGCCCTTCGACCTTCCCGAAGCTGAAACTGAGCTTGTATCCGGTTTCTGTACCGAGTATTCGAGTATGAAGTACGCCATGTTCTTCATGGCTGAATATGCCAACATGGTCACCGTCTGCGCCCTGACTGCCACGCTGTTCCTGGGCGGTTGGCAGGGGCCGCTGGTCGGAGCCTTTCCGCTGCTTGGACCCGTATATTTCATCGCGAAAGTCTACGCGCTGATCTTCGTGTGCATGTGGATTCGTGCCACTCTGCCTCGCTACCGTTATGACCAGCTCATGCATCTGGGTTGGAAAGTACTGCTGCCGTTGTCTCTTGTAAACATCGTGATCACCGGCGTCATCGGTTACTTCGTTAAATAA
- a CDS encoding molybdopterin-dependent oxidoreductase produces MVNLTIDDKQVTAPKTATIYEAAKLNGINIPILCHDSKLKPFGACRMCLVEVEQMKGRQIPACTTPVTEGMIIRTSTPDIVKARKMVLELLLLNHPIDCPVCDKGGDCDLQNLTYEYQVSANRFTDEKFQHEIDYNNPLIERDMNRCVLCGKCARICDEVVSFGALTFIDRGIETKIGCEFEGALNCEFCGSCVSVCPVGSLLARPFKFKARFWALTKQKSVCGYCGTGCNLTLGVQDNKVLTTIYDAEQGFHKGLLCARGRFGYQFINNDKRLTKPMVRKDGALREASWDEALQFVAGRLKGGNVAALSTARLTNEEFVLFKDLMKLAGSASYDHSAGYAHSALTKGLSRSFGVAASTATILDIQKSDLLLVIKTDAYETHPVVGFEINQAVKNKGVKLSILSDKRGKLGKLPGAKTLVHAPGTEIALLNAITKVILDEKLTAGTAASVAGFAELERALSDFTPEAVAGQTGIDAASIVQFARDYASAEKALIIFPTGLAYPGHNADLASAAANLAILTGKLGTEGSGVLCMAEKNNSQGAVDMGFYPANGGKDAGQILEDCASGSVKTLFVAGENPLVSYPDRSKVSAALDKVDCLIVSDLFLSETAAMADVVLPACSFAEKEGTFTSVDRRVQYFKPAIKKVGLSKSDFEIFSVLINLLGGQAPASPAAAFADIAASAPGYAGMSYAKLGEEGAFAPVDVKPALVAPAVVRPTVEQGKLALLVGSVLYHCGTLSQYGEGPMYVCPEGYVEISRADAAAHKVSEGDLLTVTSSTGSTQLKARISPRLPAGVVFAPYHFEAAQVNTIWSGAAVTWVTVGK; encoded by the coding sequence ATGGTAAATCTTACGATAGACGACAAACAGGTCACAGCGCCCAAAACCGCGACCATTTATGAAGCGGCCAAATTGAACGGGATCAACATCCCGATCCTGTGCCATGATAGCAAACTCAAGCCGTTCGGCGCATGCCGCATGTGCCTGGTTGAAGTCGAGCAGATGAAGGGACGCCAGATTCCGGCCTGTACCACCCCGGTGACCGAGGGCATGATCATCCGCACCTCGACCCCTGATATCGTCAAGGCCCGCAAGATGGTGCTGGAGCTTTTGCTGCTCAACCATCCGATCGACTGTCCGGTATGCGACAAAGGCGGCGACTGCGATCTGCAGAACCTGACCTACGAGTATCAGGTCAGCGCCAATCGATTTACCGACGAGAAATTCCAGCACGAAATCGACTACAACAATCCGCTCATAGAGCGCGACATGAACCGCTGTGTCCTGTGCGGCAAATGCGCCCGCATCTGCGACGAGGTGGTTTCCTTCGGTGCACTGACCTTCATCGACCGCGGCATCGAAACCAAGATCGGCTGCGAGTTCGAAGGCGCTCTCAACTGTGAGTTCTGCGGTTCCTGCGTTTCCGTCTGCCCGGTGGGGTCCCTTCTGGCACGCCCGTTCAAATTCAAGGCCCGCTTCTGGGCGCTCACCAAGCAGAAATCAGTCTGCGGTTACTGCGGCACCGGCTGCAATCTGACTCTCGGCGTTCAGGACAACAAGGTCCTGACCACTATCTACGACGCCGAACAGGGATTCCACAAAGGATTGCTGTGCGCACGCGGCCGCTTCGGCTATCAGTTCATCAACAACGACAAGCGGCTGACCAAACCGATGGTCCGCAAAGACGGCGCCCTGAGGGAAGCCAGCTGGGACGAAGCTCTGCAGTTCGTAGCCGGCCGGCTCAAGGGGGGCAATGTGGCGGCACTCTCCACGGCCCGTCTGACCAACGAAGAGTTCGTCCTGTTCAAGGACCTGATGAAACTTGCCGGGTCTGCCAGCTACGACCATTCCGCCGGTTACGCCCATTCGGCCCTGACGAAAGGTCTTTCCAGGAGCTTCGGGGTAGCCGCCTCAACCGCGACCATCCTCGACATCCAGAAAAGCGACCTGTTGCTGGTGATCAAAACCGATGCCTATGAAACTCACCCGGTCGTCGGTTTCGAAATCAACCAGGCTGTCAAGAACAAGGGGGTTAAGCTCAGTATCCTGTCCGACAAGCGCGGCAAGCTCGGCAAGCTTCCCGGTGCAAAGACCCTCGTGCACGCGCCCGGCACTGAAATTGCCCTGCTGAACGCCATCACAAAGGTCATTCTCGATGAGAAGCTCACCGCCGGAACCGCTGCCTCGGTCGCCGGTTTTGCAGAGCTCGAGCGAGCACTGTCCGATTTCACTCCCGAAGCCGTTGCAGGACAGACCGGGATCGATGCTGCCAGCATCGTTCAGTTTGCCCGTGACTATGCCTCTGCCGAAAAGGCGCTGATCATATTCCCGACCGGTTTGGCCTATCCCGGCCACAATGCTGACTTGGCAAGTGCCGCTGCGAACCTCGCCATCCTGACCGGCAAGCTCGGTACGGAAGGCAGCGGCGTGCTCTGCATGGCCGAGAAGAACAACAGCCAGGGTGCTGTCGATATGGGCTTCTATCCCGCCAACGGCGGCAAGGACGCAGGCCAGATCCTGGAGGATTGCGCGTCGGGATCGGTCAAGACCCTCTTCGTGGCCGGCGAAAATCCGCTGGTGTCCTATCCTGACCGCAGCAAGGTTTCCGCAGCCCTGGACAAGGTCGATTGCCTGATCGTTTCTGACCTGTTCCTGAGCGAAACCGCTGCCATGGCCGATGTTGTGCTGCCGGCCTGCTCGTTCGCCGAAAAGGAAGGTACCTTCACTTCCGTGGATCGCCGCGTCCAGTATTTCAAGCCGGCCATTAAAAAGGTTGGTCTCAGCAAATCCGACTTCGAAATCTTCAGCGTATTGATTAATCTGCTCGGAGGACAGGCCCCCGCATCTCCTGCAGCCGCATTCGCTGATATTGCTGCCTCCGCCCCCGGCTACGCAGGCATGTCCTACGCGAAATTGGGAGAAGAGGGCGCTTTCGCACCGGTTGACGTCAAGCCTGCCCTGGTGGCACCCGCTGTCGTCCGCCCCACTGTCGAGCAAGGGAAACTGGCTCTGCTGGTGGGCAGCGTACTGTACCACTGCGGTACATTGTCCCAGTACGGCGAAGGCCCAATGTACGTCTGCCCCGAAGGGTATGTCGAAATCTCGCGGGCTGACGCTGCAGCGCACAAGGTTTCCGAAGGCGATCTGCTGACGGTGACCTCTTCTACCGGCAGCACGCAGCTCAAAGCAAGAATTTCTCCGCGCCTGCCGGCTGGCGTGGTCTTTGCCCCTTACCACTTTGAAGCGGCACAAGTGAACACAATCTGGAGCGGCGCAGCCGTTACCTGGGTCACAGTGGGCAAATAG